A single Oncorhynchus mykiss isolate Arlee chromosome 24, USDA_OmykA_1.1, whole genome shotgun sequence DNA region contains:
- the LOC110503195 gene encoding P2Y purinoceptor 3: MSISSLQVFSMEPFLNGTFTAEGSSSGPYTEPHSEDNLIALGDNNVSGSDCTYKEDFKRFLLPAIYSVVFLIGLPLNGVVILKIWRSRPNLTRSNVYMLNLATADFLYVMSLPLLIYNYASHDYWPFGELACKLVRFQFYSNLHGSILFLTCISLQRYVGICHPMAGWHKQGGRRLAWVVCGGVWLVVAVLCAPTFHYASTGTQRNRTVCYDLSPPEHSADYYPYGMALTCLGFLLPFMGIVACYCRMGHLLCRPPSYQGVNMAASMEKRDKAVKMIIIVVTVFAVSFLPFHLTKTMYLLVRTLPDAPCATRNLFSVIYKCTRPFASMNSVLDPILFYFTQPRFRRSTRILVTKITTLRDREPRCEKVKNLTKNP; the protein is encoded by the exons ATGTCAATATCCTCTCTACAAGTGTTCTCTATGGAACCGTTCCTAAATGGAACATTCACAGCAGAAGGTTCCTCCTCTGGACCATACACAGAACCCCACTCGGAGGACAACCTCATCGCCTTGGGCGACAACAATGTCTCAGGGTCAGACTGCACCTATAAGGAGGATTTTAAGCGCTTCCTACTTCCTGCCATCTACAGTGTGGTCTTCCTGATTGGTCTGCCTCTGAATGGAGTGGTCATCCTGAAGATCTGGAGGTCACGACCCAACCTGACCCGGAGCAACGTCTACATGCTCAACCTGGCCACGGCTGACTTCCTGTATGTGATGTCACTACCTCTGCTCATCTACAACTACGCCAGTCATGACTACTGGCCCTTTGGAGAGCTGGCCTGCAAACTGGTCCGCTTTCAGTTCTACAG TAACCTGCATGGCAGTATCCTGTTCCTGACCTGTATCAGCCTCCAGCGCTACGTGGGCATCTGCCACCCTATGGCCGGCTGGCACAAGCAGGGGGGTCGCAGGCTGGCATGGGTGGTCTGTGGGGGAGTGTGGCTGGTGGTCGCCGTCCTCTGTGCCCCCACGTTCCACTACGCCTCCACAGGAACACAACGCAACCGCACCGTCTGTTACGACCTGAGTCCACCGGAGCACTCGGCTGACTACTACCCCTATGGGATGGCTCtgacctgcctgggcttcctgtTGCCTTTTATGGGCATCGTGGCGTGCTACTGTCGCATGGGTCACCTCCTCTGCCGCCCGCCGTCCTATCAGGGTGTTAACATGGCCGCCTCAATGGAGAAACGGGACAAGGCGGTGAAGATGATAATCATTGTGGTGACGGTGTTCGCTGTGAGCTTCCTGCCATTCCACCTTACTAAAACCATGTACCTGTTGGTACGAACCTTACCAGATGCTCCGTGTGCGACACGGAACCTGTTCTCGGTGATCTACAAGTGCACCAGGCCGTTCGCCAGCATGAACAGCGTTCTAGATCCTATACTGTTCTATTTCACACAGCCGCGGTTCCGCAGGAGCACCAGAATACTGGTCACCAAGATCACCACTCTCAGAGACCGGGAACCAAGATGTGAGAAAGTGAAAAACCTAACCAAGAACCCTTGA